In Rattus norvegicus strain BN/NHsdMcwi chromosome 3, GRCr8, whole genome shotgun sequence, a genomic segment contains:
- the Ehf gene encoding ETS homologous factor isoform X1: MILEGSGVMNLNPANNLLHQPPAWTDSYSACNVSSGFFGGQWHEIHPQYWTKYQVWEWLQHLLDTNQLDASCIPFQEFDISGEHLCSMSLQEFTRAAGSAGQLLYSNLQHLKWNGQCSSDLFQSAHNVIVKTEQTDPSIMNTWKEENYLYDPSYGSTVDLLDSKTFCRAQISMTTSSHLPVESPDMKKEQDHPVKSHTKKHNPRGTHLWEFIRDILLSPDKNPGLIKWEDRSEGIFRFLKSEAVAQLWGKKKNNSSMTYEKLSRAMRYYYKREILERVDGRRLVYKFGKNARGWRENEN, from the exons ATGATTCTGGAAGGAAGTGGTGTAATGAATCTCAACCCGGCCAACAACCTCCTTCACCAGCCGCCAGCCTGGACGGACAGCTACTCCGCATGCAACG TTTCCAGTGGTTTTTTTGGAGGCCAGTGGCATGAAATCCACCCTCAGTACTGGACCAAATACCAGGTGTGGGAATGGCTGCAGCACCTCCTGGATACCAACCAGCTGGATGCCAGCTGCATCCCTTTTCAGGAGTTCGACATCAGCGGAGAACACCTGTGTAGCATGAGTCTGCAGGAGTTCACGAGGGCAGCAGGCTCAGCTGGGCAGCTGCTATACAGCAACCTACAGCATCTTAAGTGGAACG GCCAATGCAGCAGTGACCTTTTCCAGTCTGCACACAATGTCATTGTCAAGACTGAACAAACTG ATCCTTCCATCATGAACacatggaaagaagaaaactatcTCTACGATCCCAGCTATGGTAGCACAGTAG ATCTGTTGGACAGTAAAACCTTCTGCCGGGCTCAGATCTCCATGACAACCTCCAGTCACCTTCCAGTTG AGTCACCTGATATGAAAAAGGAACAAGACCACCCTGTAAAGTCCCACACCAAAAAGCACA ATCCAAGAGGCACTCACTTATGGGAGTTCATCCGAGACATTCTCCTGAGCCCAGACAAGAACCCAGGGCTGATCAAATGGGAAGACCGTTCAGAAGGCATCTTCAGGTTCCTGAAGTCAGAAGCTGTGGCTCAGCTGTGGGGGAAAAAGAAGAATAATAGTAGTATGACGTATGAGAAGCTCAGCCGGGCCATGAG ATATTACTACAAACGAGAAATCCTAGAACGTGTGGACGGACGACGGCTGGTCTATAAGTTTGGGAAGAACGCTCGTGGATGGAGAGAAAATGAGAACTGA
- the Ehf gene encoding ETS homologous factor isoform X2 produces MSLQEFTRAAGSAGQLLYSNLQHLKWNGQCSSDLFQSAHNVIVKTEQTDPSIMNTWKEENYLYDPSYGSTVDLLDSKTFCRAQISMTTSSHLPVAESPDMKKEQDHPVKSHTKKHNPRGTHLWEFIRDILLSPDKNPGLIKWEDRSEGIFRFLKSEAVAQLWGKKKNNSSMTYEKLSRAMRYYYKREILERVDGRRLVYKFGKNARGWRENEN; encoded by the exons ATGAGTCTGCAGGAGTTCACGAGGGCAGCAGGCTCAGCTGGGCAGCTGCTATACAGCAACCTACAGCATCTTAAGTGGAACG GCCAATGCAGCAGTGACCTTTTCCAGTCTGCACACAATGTCATTGTCAAGACTGAACAAACTG ATCCTTCCATCATGAACacatggaaagaagaaaactatcTCTACGATCCCAGCTATGGTAGCACAGTAG ATCTGTTGGACAGTAAAACCTTCTGCCGGGCTCAGATCTCCATGACAACCTCCAGTCACCTTCCAGTTG CAGAGTCACCTGATATGAAAAAGGAACAAGACCACCCTGTAAAGTCCCACACCAAAAAGCACA ATCCAAGAGGCACTCACTTATGGGAGTTCATCCGAGACATTCTCCTGAGCCCAGACAAGAACCCAGGGCTGATCAAATGGGAAGACCGTTCAGAAGGCATCTTCAGGTTCCTGAAGTCAGAAGCTGTGGCTCAGCTGTGGGGGAAAAAGAAGAATAATAGTAGTATGACGTATGAGAAGCTCAGCCGGGCCATGAG ATATTACTACAAACGAGAAATCCTAGAACGTGTGGACGGACGACGGCTGGTCTATAAGTTTGGGAAGAACGCTCGTGGATGGAGAGAAAATGAGAACTGA
- the Ehf gene encoding ETS homologous factor, producing MILEGSGVMNLNPANNLLHQPPAWTDSYSACNVSSGFFGGQWHEIHPQYWTKYQVWEWLQHLLDTNQLDASCIPFQEFDISGEHLCSMSLQEFTRAAGSAGQLLYSNLQHLKWNGQCSSDLFQSAHNVIVKTEQTDPSIMNTWKEENYLYDPSYGSTVDLLDSKTFCRAQISMTTSSHLPVAESPDMKKEQDHPVKSHTKKHNPRGTHLWEFIRDILLSPDKNPGLIKWEDRSEGIFRFLKSEAVAQLWGKKKNNSSMTYEKLSRAMRYYYKREILERVDGRRLVYKFGKNARGWRENEN from the exons ATGATTCTGGAAGGAAGTGGTGTAATGAATCTCAACCCGGCCAACAACCTCCTTCACCAGCCGCCAGCCTGGACGGACAGCTACTCCGCATGCAACG TTTCCAGTGGTTTTTTTGGAGGCCAGTGGCATGAAATCCACCCTCAGTACTGGACCAAATACCAGGTGTGGGAATGGCTGCAGCACCTCCTGGATACCAACCAGCTGGATGCCAGCTGCATCCCTTTTCAGGAGTTCGACATCAGCGGAGAACACCTGTGTAGCATGAGTCTGCAGGAGTTCACGAGGGCAGCAGGCTCAGCTGGGCAGCTGCTATACAGCAACCTACAGCATCTTAAGTGGAACG GCCAATGCAGCAGTGACCTTTTCCAGTCTGCACACAATGTCATTGTCAAGACTGAACAAACTG ATCCTTCCATCATGAACacatggaaagaagaaaactatcTCTACGATCCCAGCTATGGTAGCACAGTAG ATCTGTTGGACAGTAAAACCTTCTGCCGGGCTCAGATCTCCATGACAACCTCCAGTCACCTTCCAGTTG CAGAGTCACCTGATATGAAAAAGGAACAAGACCACCCTGTAAAGTCCCACACCAAAAAGCACA ATCCAAGAGGCACTCACTTATGGGAGTTCATCCGAGACATTCTCCTGAGCCCAGACAAGAACCCAGGGCTGATCAAATGGGAAGACCGTTCAGAAGGCATCTTCAGGTTCCTGAAGTCAGAAGCTGTGGCTCAGCTGTGGGGGAAAAAGAAGAATAATAGTAGTATGACGTATGAGAAGCTCAGCCGGGCCATGAG ATATTACTACAAACGAGAAATCCTAGAACGTGTGGACGGACGACGGCTGGTCTATAAGTTTGGGAAGAACGCTCGTGGATGGAGAGAAAATGAGAACTGA